GTGAAGAGCAAAACACCTTAAtatcacaaccatgtttacatactcttgAGCATGCAAACATGACTCTTGGCCAATCAAAGCAGttgtactatcttagttattttacaaaatgttatttaagccccaatagtgaccaatatcaattttctcctaactaTACAAATACATTATCTATAGAAAAAGTtaagagaattaataaaatgatcactaaggGAAAATACTtaaatcttttaacaaattctcgcaactaacttttaagaaaatgtatggagatcagtttagAGAGTTTGTGTGTTGATATTTAGAAAAGAGTGGGAATATATGCTTACCAAACGTCCCTCAGCTGTGTTCAAGACAGGATTGTATTTAATTCCATAAGCTGTTATTGATGCTTCAGCTTTCACAATGTGTTTTGTTCCATTACGTTCAATCCCGCCAATGTACTGGGAAAGCACAAACTTCTTGTTGGTGACAGggctaaaattaaaaaaaaattattaacttAATTAACCTTGAATTTAAGAAAACCTACAAAGTCTGCATTTAATAAACACTGAGGGACCTGTAGATTCGAGGACAAGAAAGACTACGAAAATGAGATTTGACTTAAGGTTTCTTTGCttattgtcaaaaaatgtgaccctccacaggactTTGACACTCTGGCCACATATTCAATGTACAGTCATGTAACCGATTTTGCCATTGTGATCACCTGGTCAATATCATTGTACTTTTAAATTTAAGGCAAAAAGGGTATGCTGAGCTGAATACCGTCAACTCTTGCCTTGCGCACActccgctataacggacaccttGATAATACGGAtagcagctaaatcccaggcaaaaataaattatagatGTTTGAGTGAAATAAACTCTTACTATTACGGACTCtggctaatgaggacactaactcaaggtCCACCATGGTGTCTGCTATAAAGGGAATTGACTGTAGTCCCTTCCgcagtttttcaacttttgacaaagACCGCTTAGTGAAAAACCATCGACACGGCCGACAAGAGCctaaaaaatagtaaaattgCTAGGTTTTTAAGATAGACTTGTTGATACAAGCAAAGATAATGCTTGGCAAAGTTGCGAAATTGTACAGAAGTTTGTACATGGTGAGGGGACTAACTTGTCCCCCACCAAACGAACCACCTTCGCTCACTTAAGATGGTCAAataactttcaaacttggcaagtttCCTAATTTTTGAGCACTCTTTTCAGTGGTGTTGACAGATTCTTGCCAAATGATCATATCACCAAAACTTGCAACATCAAAAATGTGGAAGGTGGGTC
The genomic region above belongs to Porites lutea chromosome 12, jaPorLute2.1, whole genome shotgun sequence and contains:
- the LOC140921952 gene encoding uncharacterized protein, encoding MMIHKKVLKIGNGTELAWEKICFRLGPSCMINGLLELWSFNETVINQLSKDDILKKINQPEIISPVTNKKFVLSQYIGGIERNGTKHIVKAEASITAYGIKYNPVLNTAEGRLVSIYSHSFLNINTQTL